One Campylobacter concisus DNA segment encodes these proteins:
- a CDS encoding NfeD family protein, whose amino-acid sequence MISPFIMIAIGAILCVAELMLFSFYLLFFGLAFIIVGAINFGFGFEWSFQILAVLVLAFILLVLLKAPLKSKFMSRKESFNEEFLDEAGVGEIRENMVYFKGTLWKYDGSLKNGEKVQVLGTKGDKVILK is encoded by the coding sequence GTGATAAGTCCTTTTATAATGATAGCCATAGGCGCGATTTTGTGCGTGGCTGAGCTTATGCTATTTTCATTTTATCTGCTCTTTTTTGGCTTAGCTTTTATCATCGTTGGGGCGATAAATTTTGGCTTTGGTTTTGAGTGGAGCTTTCAAATTTTGGCTGTCCTAGTGCTTGCATTTATTTTGCTTGTGCTTTTAAAAGCGCCATTAAAGAGCAAATTTATGTCTAGAAAAGAGAGCTTTAATGAGGAATTTTTAGATGAAGCTGGCGTTGGTGAGATCAGAGAAAATATGGTCTATTTCAAAGGCACTCTTTGGAAGTATGACGGATCGTTAAAAAATGGCGAGAAAGTGCAGGTTTTAGGCACTAAAGGCGACAAAGTTATATTAAAATAA
- the recG gene encoding ATP-dependent DNA helicase RecG: MKFEASDRAKLLKIGVLSLLDLALVLPKGFEDTTIAKSPREGQVCINVKITSLASRPGMLTALAFCEQWQSSVKIVIFNAKSWHYGAFKVGKEMAIYGLCSYAFGSWQIVNPKITTKIGQIVPKFKTELKDEELKEIILKYLNLQNLLAEGLNEKEAKFLADLQRLDEQSVQILYRLKNDGEGVEILKFVEIFNYIKKLSAKKTYFKSPKIKLFDISSWLKSLPFTPTNDQLNAVNDIRDDLAATQAKRRVIMGDVGSGKTLVILAAALSVYPKSAILMAPTSILSEQIYNEAKRLLPPFMNVMLVRSGEKKIDFSGVNLIVGTHALLFHELPNSPLVMVDEQHRFGSNQRKKIEELASNEDERANFVQFSATPIPRTLSLIQSEIVNFSFLKQMPFKKNIMSQILGASEFGFLLTHIKKQLESGFQVAIIYPLVESSESSNYQSLSEAQGFWLKNFKNVFVTHGKDKEKEEILRRFREEGEILLSTTVVEVGISLPRLNTIVIVGAERLGLATLHQLRGRVGRNGGDGYCFLFTKLKEAPARLKEFCATNDGFKVAELDLKNRQSGDILNGFFQHGATFNFYDYEDDITQAAKARVAEINNKAQI; this comes from the coding sequence ATGAAATTTGAAGCAAGCGATAGGGCAAAACTTCTAAAAATAGGCGTGCTTAGCCTGCTCGACCTTGCTCTTGTGCTGCCAAAGGGCTTTGAGGATACGACGATCGCTAAGAGCCCAAGAGAAGGGCAGGTCTGCATAAATGTAAAGATCACCTCGCTCGCCTCACGCCCTGGTATGCTAACAGCACTTGCCTTTTGCGAGCAGTGGCAAAGTAGCGTAAAGATCGTCATTTTTAACGCAAAGTCTTGGCACTACGGCGCTTTTAAGGTCGGCAAAGAGATGGCGATATATGGGCTTTGCTCCTACGCCTTTGGCTCGTGGCAGATAGTAAATCCAAAAATCACCACAAAAATAGGCCAGATCGTGCCTAAATTTAAGACCGAGCTAAAAGACGAAGAACTAAAAGAAATCATCTTAAAATATCTAAATTTACAAAATTTACTGGCCGAGGGCTTAAATGAAAAAGAGGCTAAATTTCTAGCTGATTTGCAGCGGCTAGACGAGCAAAGCGTGCAAATTTTATACCGCCTAAAAAATGATGGCGAGGGCGTGGAAATCTTAAAATTTGTAGAAATTTTTAACTACATAAAAAAGCTAAGTGCTAAAAAAACCTACTTTAAAAGCCCTAAAATTAAACTTTTTGACATAAGCTCTTGGCTTAAGAGCTTGCCATTTACGCCGACAAATGACCAGCTAAATGCGGTAAATGACATCAGAGACGACCTTGCTGCCACACAGGCAAAAAGGCGCGTCATAATGGGTGATGTGGGAAGCGGCAAGACGCTTGTTATCCTAGCGGCTGCTCTTAGCGTCTATCCGAAAAGTGCCATTTTGATGGCGCCAACAAGCATCTTAAGCGAGCAAATTTATAATGAAGCAAAGAGGTTGCTGCCGCCATTTATGAATGTGATGCTGGTGCGAAGCGGGGAGAAAAAGATAGACTTTAGCGGGGTAAATTTGATCGTTGGCACGCATGCTTTGCTCTTTCACGAGCTACCAAATTCGCCACTTGTCATGGTCGATGAGCAGCACCGCTTTGGCTCAAATCAGCGCAAAAAGATAGAAGAGCTTGCCTCAAACGAGGACGAGCGAGCAAATTTCGTGCAGTTTTCAGCTACGCCCATACCAAGGACGCTAAGTTTAATCCAGTCTGAGATCGTAAATTTTAGCTTTTTAAAGCAGATGCCGTTTAAGAAAAATATAATGAGCCAAATTTTAGGCGCTAGCGAGTTTGGCTTTTTGCTAACTCACATCAAAAAGCAGCTTGAGAGCGGCTTTCAAGTAGCTATCATCTACCCGCTCGTTGAGAGTAGTGAGAGCTCAAACTACCAAAGTCTAAGCGAGGCGCAGGGCTTTTGGCTAAAGAATTTCAAAAATGTCTTCGTCACGCATGGCAAAGACAAAGAAAAAGAGGAAATTTTAAGGCGATTTAGAGAAGAGGGCGAAATTTTGCTTTCAACCACTGTTGTTGAGGTCGGCATCTCGCTACCAAGGCTAAATACGATAGTGATCGTGGGTGCTGAGAGGCTCGGTCTTGCCACGCTTCATCAGCTGCGAGGCAGGGTGGGGCGAAACGGCGGCGATGGATACTGCTTTTTATTTACCAAGCTAAAAGAGGCGCCTGCAAGACTGAAGGAATTTTGCGCGACAAATGACGGCTTTAAGGTGGCCGAGCTTGATCTGAAAAACCGCCAAAGTGGCGATATACTAAATGGCTTTTTCCAACACGGAGCGACTTTTAACTTCTACGACTACGAGGATGATATCACGCAGGCTGCAAAGGCGAGGGTGGCGGAAATTAACAATAAAGCTCAAATTTGA
- a CDS encoding dehypoxanthine futalosine cyclase has protein sequence MKRLSVNEAIDLIENAPLYELGKMALARKKELHPEGITTFIVDRNINYTNVCWVDCKFCAFYRHAKEEDAYVLSFEEIGKKIEELIAIGGTQILFQGGVHPKLKIEWYEELVGYISKHYPSITIHGFSAVEIDYIARVSKISTKEVLRRLNEKGLYSMPGAGAEILSDRVRDIIAPKKCDTADWLRIHKEAHELGMKTTATMMFGTVESTREIVEHWEHIRNLQDETAGFRAFILWSFQGLNTKLMQEFPEIKKQSSNVYLRLLAVSRLFLDNFKNIQSSWVTQGSYVGQLALLFGANDLGSTMMEENVVKAAGASFRMNQEQMIELIKDVGEIPAKRNTNYDILEKF, from the coding sequence TTGAAAAGACTTAGTGTAAATGAAGCCATCGATCTTATAGAAAATGCACCGCTTTACGAGCTTGGCAAGATGGCGCTAGCTAGAAAAAAAGAGCTTCATCCAGAGGGCATTACGACCTTCATCGTAGATCGTAACATCAACTATACAAACGTCTGCTGGGTGGATTGTAAATTCTGCGCATTTTACCGCCACGCAAAAGAGGAAGACGCTTATGTGCTAAGTTTTGAGGAGATCGGCAAGAAGATCGAGGAGCTTATCGCCATCGGCGGCACGCAAATTTTATTTCAAGGTGGCGTGCATCCAAAGCTAAAGATCGAGTGGTACGAGGAGCTTGTGGGCTACATCAGCAAGCACTATCCAAGCATCACGATACATGGCTTTTCTGCCGTTGAGATCGACTACATCGCAAGAGTTTCAAAAATTTCTACAAAAGAGGTCTTAAGACGCCTAAACGAAAAGGGCTTATACTCGATGCCAGGAGCTGGAGCGGAGATTTTAAGCGACCGCGTTCGCGACATCATCGCTCCTAAAAAGTGCGACACCGCAGACTGGCTTCGCATACACAAAGAGGCGCACGAGCTTGGCATGAAGACGACTGCTACGATGATGTTTGGCACGGTTGAGAGCACTCGTGAGATCGTGGAGCACTGGGAGCACATCAGAAATTTACAAGATGAAACGGCTGGATTTAGAGCCTTTATACTTTGGAGCTTTCAAGGGCTAAATACAAAGCTCATGCAAGAGTTTCCAGAGATCAAAAAGCAAAGCTCAAACGTCTATCTAAGGCTTCTTGCGGTTTCAAGGCTCTTTTTGGATAACTTTAAAAATATCCAAAGCAGCTGGGTCACGCAGGGCAGCTACGTAGGCCAGCTAGCGCTTCTTTTTGGCGCAAACGACCTTGGTAGCACGATGATGGAAGAAAACGTCGTAAAGGCCGCAGGAGCGAGCTTTAGGATGAATCAAGAGCAGATGATCGAGCTTATAAAAGATGTCGGAGAAATTCCAGCTAAGCGCAACACAAACTACGATATTTTGGAGAAATTTTAG
- a CDS encoding ABC transporter ATP-binding protein, with translation MLEVRNLNFSYPNGAGKLENVNLKIGAGEILTILGRNGAGKSTTLGLISGSLKPVSGEIFLDGKNVDSLSNKERAKIMAYVAQSEVTEYDYTGLEFITMGRAAHLGIFARPSKEDEEIARIYTKKLEIEYLEDRFITQMSGGQKQMCMIARAMAAQPKMIIFDEPTSALDFGNQYKFLRTVKWLKELGYSVVLTTHNPDFAVLLGGYVALVKGDGEVGFGTVDEIIRSENLSQLYGLNLNVSYIDEVKRNCCLTYPL, from the coding sequence ATGCTTGAAGTTAGAAATTTAAACTTTAGCTACCCAAATGGGGCTGGCAAACTAGAAAATGTAAATTTAAAGATAGGCGCGGGTGAGATTTTAACCATTCTTGGTCGAAATGGAGCTGGCAAATCAACAACTTTAGGCTTAATAAGTGGCTCGCTAAAGCCAGTTTCAGGAGAGATCTTTCTTGATGGCAAAAACGTAGATAGCCTAAGCAACAAAGAGCGCGCTAAGATCATGGCATACGTCGCTCAAAGCGAGGTTACCGAGTATGACTACACGGGGCTTGAGTTTATCACGATGGGCCGTGCGGCGCACCTTGGTATCTTTGCAAGACCTAGCAAAGAGGACGAGGAGATCGCTAGAATTTACACCAAAAAGCTTGAGATCGAGTATCTTGAAGATCGCTTCATCACGCAGATGAGTGGCGGTCAAAAGCAGATGTGTATGATCGCTCGTGCGATGGCTGCGCAGCCAAAGATGATCATATTTGACGAGCCAACGAGCGCGCTTGATTTTGGCAACCAGTATAAATTCCTACGCACAGTTAAGTGGCTAAAAGAGCTTGGCTACTCGGTCGTGCTAACCACTCACAACCCTGACTTTGCCGTGCTTCTTGGCGGATATGTCGCTCTTGTAAAGGGTGATGGCGAGGTTGGATTTGGCACGGTTGATGAGATAATTAGAAGCGAGAATTTAAGCCAGCTTTATGGACTAAATTTAAACGTGAGCTACATCGACGAAGTAAAAAGAAACTGCTGCCTCACTTATCCACTCTAA
- a CDS encoding ABC transporter substrate-binding protein codes for MQMNFMHKVAKIGLVASLFTALSLSAADSARSITDMQGVKVSVPEKVEKIAALWNANNEIILALGGMDKVVATTDLIKNNKWFEHIYPRLKNLPAALNGKDLQIEELVKLAPDVIIVYNKNFQDELIKNGFSAVNLIFRDYPDMEKSIYATAEVIGTDDARKKAEKLANKIHDNSEFVTARTKSIPDAKRPKVLHLLGGANLLKVDGTNTIQNTWIKLGGGVNAINTEGSMIEISAEEIINANPDIIIVGGNDTDAQIKKIKEHPAFSGSNAVKNGKIYGNPKGVFSWDRYGAENVLQILWAAKTIQPDLFKDVDMKVKTKEFYKEFLNHELTDTEYGYILKGLNPDGSSK; via the coding sequence ATGCAAATGAATTTCATGCACAAAGTGGCTAAAATAGGCCTTGTTGCTTCACTTTTTACAGCTCTTAGTCTAAGCGCTGCTGACTCTGCTAGAAGCATAACCGATATGCAAGGCGTAAAAGTAAGCGTGCCTGAGAAGGTTGAGAAGATCGCAGCACTGTGGAATGCAAACAACGAGATCATCCTAGCACTTGGCGGTATGGATAAGGTTGTAGCCACAACTGATCTGATCAAAAACAACAAGTGGTTTGAGCACATCTATCCAAGACTTAAAAATTTACCAGCTGCACTAAATGGCAAAGACCTTCAGATCGAAGAGCTTGTTAAACTTGCACCTGACGTTATCATAGTGTATAACAAAAATTTTCAAGATGAACTTATCAAAAATGGCTTTAGCGCGGTAAATTTGATCTTTAGAGACTATCCAGATATGGAGAAAAGCATCTACGCAACAGCTGAAGTCATAGGCACTGATGATGCTAGAAAAAAAGCTGAAAAACTTGCTAATAAAATCCACGATAACTCTGAGTTTGTAACAGCAAGAACAAAAAGCATCCCTGACGCTAAACGTCCAAAAGTACTTCACCTTCTTGGTGGTGCAAATTTGCTAAAAGTTGATGGTACAAACACCATCCAAAACACTTGGATCAAGCTAGGTGGCGGTGTAAATGCTATCAATACTGAGGGTTCAATGATCGAAATTAGCGCTGAAGAGATCATCAATGCAAATCCTGATATCATCATCGTTGGCGGCAATGACACAGACGCACAGATCAAAAAGATAAAAGAGCACCCTGCATTCTCTGGTTCAAACGCTGTTAAAAACGGCAAAATTTACGGCAACCCAAAAGGTGTATTTAGCTGGGATAGATATGGTGCTGAAAACGTACTTCAAATTTTATGGGCAGCAAAAACTATCCAACCAGATCTATTTAAAGATGTCGATATGAAAGTAAAAACAAAAGAGTTTTATAAAGAGTTTTTAAATCACGAGCTTACCGACACAGAGTATGGCTATATCTTAAAAGGCCTAAATCCAGACGGTAGCAGTAAGTAA
- a CDS encoding FecCD family ABC transporter permease → MKNANFSIVVIFLALLTLVCAFVALGVGRFYIPFNDVFSVLAHGFGYGEGAASNITNVIENLRIPRIIAAILVGAALSVSGAAYQGVFKNQLVSPDLLGVSAGACVGAATAIIFDLSLFWIQIFAFGFGLAAVAITLAIPKMMGRASTLMLVLSGIIVSGLMGSIIGFLKYVADPETKLPDIVYWQLGSLAKLDSDNLIYVAPVMIICAILLIAMSWRINLLSLGDESAARLGVNVSFERAVIIICATLLTACSVCISGIVAWVGLLMPHLARMLVGANNIKSMPASIFMGAIFLLFVDTLARSISVSEVPLGVLTGFIGTVFFVWVLWRNKKVA, encoded by the coding sequence ATGAAAAACGCAAATTTTTCAATAGTTGTTATCTTTTTAGCTCTACTAACGCTTGTTTGCGCCTTTGTCGCACTGGGCGTTGGTAGATTTTACATACCATTTAACGACGTCTTTAGCGTGCTAGCTCACGGCTTTGGCTACGGCGAGGGTGCAGCTAGCAACATCACAAACGTGATAGAAAATTTACGCATCCCACGTATCATCGCAGCCATCCTTGTTGGAGCTGCTCTTAGCGTGAGTGGTGCAGCCTATCAAGGCGTCTTTAAAAACCAGCTAGTAAGCCCTGATCTTCTTGGCGTCTCGGCTGGTGCTTGCGTGGGAGCTGCAACTGCCATTATCTTTGATCTATCGCTATTTTGGATACAAATTTTTGCATTTGGCTTTGGCCTAGCAGCCGTTGCTATCACTCTAGCCATACCTAAGATGATGGGGCGCGCGAGCACGCTTATGCTGGTTCTTTCTGGTATCATCGTAAGTGGCCTCATGGGCTCAATAATCGGCTTTTTAAAATATGTCGCAGACCCTGAGACAAAGCTACCTGACATTGTTTATTGGCAGCTTGGTAGCCTTGCTAAGCTTGATAGCGATAACTTAATATACGTAGCTCCAGTGATGATCATCTGCGCCATTTTGCTAATCGCCATGAGCTGGCGTATAAATTTGCTCTCTCTTGGCGACGAGAGTGCGGCAAGACTTGGCGTAAATGTCTCATTTGAGCGCGCTGTCATCATCATCTGCGCTACGCTTCTTACAGCCTGCAGCGTCTGCATAAGCGGCATAGTCGCTTGGGTGGGACTTCTCATGCCTCACTTAGCGCGCATGCTAGTTGGCGCAAATAACATAAAAAGCATGCCTGCAAGCATATTTATGGGTGCGATATTTTTGCTATTTGTTGATACCTTAGCGCGCAGCATAAGCGTGAGCGAAGTGCCTCTTGGCGTACTTACTGGCTTTATCGGCACGGTATTTTTCGTCTGGGTTTTATGGCGAAATAAAAAGGTTGCATGA
- a CDS encoding M16 family metallopeptidase, with amino-acid sequence MKILDINVKNIKIPVVFESSKAMPVVSLKLVFKAAGSSQNGKLAGLARLSANLLNEGDMKLGSAKFAKELEVRAISLNASCGFETFCIDLNCLKEHFAFACGKLKELLLAPNLTDEILNRCKTVTLGEIAANENDFDYVARQGLFELLYPKSVLAQPSIGTKKSVKAITLEDVRKFLNEHLDLSNLLCVLGGDIDEKQTKELASVLEILKPGKVRKLERFSPSNKCESSEIIRQSEQAYIYFGAPFNVKPEEKYKATVATFILGECGFGSRLMEEIRVKRGLAYSAYARNLLNLSYSQLYGYMQTKNEKKDEAIAVIKEEILKFSKKGVSKAELEQAKKFLLGSLPLRLETLFKRLDIAQGEFYEHGELGAFLKDLDKISALSLSELNSFIKAHAEINQLSFCVLKNEI; translated from the coding sequence ATGAAAATTTTAGATATCAATGTAAAAAATATAAAAATTCCAGTCGTTTTTGAAAGCTCAAAAGCGATGCCAGTAGTGAGCCTAAAGCTAGTTTTCAAAGCAGCTGGTAGCTCGCAAAATGGCAAGCTAGCAGGTCTTGCAAGGCTAAGTGCAAATTTACTAAACGAGGGCGATATGAAGCTAGGCTCGGCTAAATTTGCCAAAGAGCTTGAAGTAAGAGCGATTAGCCTAAATGCAAGCTGTGGCTTTGAGACATTTTGCATAGACCTAAACTGCCTAAAAGAGCACTTTGCTTTTGCGTGTGGCAAGTTAAAAGAGCTACTACTCGCTCCAAATTTGACAGATGAGATCCTAAATAGGTGCAAGACCGTCACACTTGGCGAGATCGCAGCAAATGAAAACGACTTTGACTATGTGGCAAGGCAGGGACTTTTTGAGCTTTTGTACCCAAAAAGCGTGCTTGCACAGCCAAGTATCGGCACGAAAAAGAGCGTAAAAGCGATCACGCTTGAAGATGTGAGGAAATTTTTAAACGAGCATTTAGACCTTTCAAATTTGCTTTGCGTGCTTGGTGGCGACATCGACGAGAAGCAGACAAAAGAGCTAGCTAGCGTTTTAGAAATCCTAAAACCTGGCAAGGTGAGAAAGCTAGAGCGCTTTAGCCCAAGTAACAAGTGCGAAAGTAGCGAGATCATCAGGCAAAGCGAGCAGGCATATATCTACTTTGGTGCGCCGTTTAACGTAAAACCTGAGGAGAAATACAAGGCCACAGTGGCGACATTTATCTTAGGCGAGTGTGGCTTTGGCTCGAGGCTTATGGAGGAGATCCGCGTGAAAAGAGGGCTTGCATACAGCGCCTACGCTAGAAATTTGCTAAATCTCTCTTACAGCCAGCTTTACGGCTACATGCAGACAAAAAATGAGAAAAAAGACGAGGCGATCGCCGTTATAAAAGAGGAAATTTTAAAATTTAGTAAAAAAGGCGTTAGCAAGGCCGAGCTTGAGCAGGCGAAGAAATTTTTACTTGGTTCGTTGCCGCTTAGGCTTGAGACGCTGTTTAAGCGACTTGACATCGCGCAAGGCGAGTTTTACGAACATGGCGAGCTTGGAGCATTTTTAAAGGACTTGGATAAAATTTCAGCCCTTTCGCTAAGCGAACTAAATAGCTTCATAAAAGCCCACGCAGAGATCAATCAGCTAAGTTTTTGCGTCCTAAAAAATGAAATTTGA
- a CDS encoding nitric-oxide reductase large subunit, with protein MREYKRYWLALVAVLVVCFSILGYYGVEVYRNSPPVVNFTDENGKVVIDKESIYKGQEAWQSIGGMQVGSVWGHGAYQAPDWSADWLHKELVAFLEIKADEIYHLKYADLNDEQKANLKVLLKKEYRENSVKDDKFVLSADRLKAISQVASEYAALFGNDHKFKPLREAYAMKENTLPNASDRADLNNFFFWSAWATATNRPGSEATYTNNWPHEPLIDNVPTSENVFWSIASVVILLAGIGLLVWFSSFYGKKDDEKLEPISEDPLKKLNLTPSQKALKKYLFVTLALFTFQILIGGFTAHYTVEGQEFYGINLSAYIPYSLARTWHIQASIFWIATGFLAAGLFLAPIINGGKDPKFQKLGVDLLFYALLFLVVGSFVGEYLAIANIMPINLSFWLGHQGYEYIDLGRVWQIILFVGLVIWMLLLLRGFAGGFKNKGDKNLLAIFAMSAVAVGLFYGAGLFYGQRSPLPVMEYWRWWVVHLWVEGFFEVFATASLAFVFVSLGLVSKRFATFSTLASASLFMVGGIPGTFHHLYFAGTTTPIMAIGASFSALEVVPLVLLGAEAYEHYKLQFAQSWAKTLKWPLYCFIAVAFWNMLGAGVFGFLINPPISLFYIQGLNTTPVHGHAALFGVYGFLALGFVWLVATYLFKGQEFDENLMKVGFWGLNAGLMLMIVLSLLPIGIYQAFASLEQGMWYARSAELLQQSHLQNLRWLRMLGDTILIIGGICFFAQLLKFMLNKKA; from the coding sequence ATGCGTGAATACAAAAGATACTGGCTCGCACTTGTTGCTGTGCTGGTAGTTTGCTTTAGTATTTTAGGCTACTATGGCGTTGAGGTTTATAGAAATTCGCCTCCAGTTGTAAATTTCACTGACGAAAATGGCAAGGTCGTGATCGACAAAGAGAGTATCTACAAAGGTCAAGAGGCTTGGCAAAGCATAGGCGGTATGCAGGTTGGCTCTGTTTGGGGACACGGGGCATATCAAGCGCCTGATTGGAGTGCGGACTGGCTTCACAAAGAGCTAGTTGCCTTTTTAGAGATCAAAGCTGATGAAATTTATCATCTAAAATACGCTGATCTAAATGACGAGCAAAAAGCAAATTTAAAGGTTTTGCTCAAAAAAGAGTATAGAGAAAATAGCGTAAAGGACGATAAATTTGTGCTAAGTGCTGATAGGCTAAAGGCAATAAGTCAAGTAGCTAGCGAGTATGCTGCGCTTTTTGGTAATGACCATAAATTTAAGCCTTTAAGAGAAGCTTATGCGATGAAAGAAAATACGCTTCCAAATGCTAGCGACAGAGCTGATCTAAACAACTTCTTCTTCTGGTCAGCCTGGGCGACAGCCACAAACAGACCTGGTAGCGAGGCAACCTATACAAACAACTGGCCGCACGAACCACTAATCGATAACGTGCCAACAAGTGAGAATGTCTTTTGGTCGATTGCAAGCGTCGTGATACTTCTAGCTGGCATTGGCTTGCTTGTTTGGTTTAGCTCGTTTTATGGCAAAAAAGACGATGAAAAGCTTGAGCCTATCAGCGAAGATCCGCTTAAAAAGCTAAATTTAACACCATCACAAAAGGCGCTTAAAAAGTATCTCTTTGTCACGCTAGCGCTATTTACGTTTCAAATTTTAATAGGCGGTTTTACAGCTCACTACACAGTCGAAGGACAAGAATTTTATGGCATAAATTTATCAGCCTACATTCCTTATTCGCTTGCTAGAACGTGGCATATACAAGCTAGTATCTTTTGGATAGCGACAGGATTTTTAGCAGCTGGACTATTTTTAGCCCCTATCATAAATGGCGGCAAGGATCCAAAATTTCAAAAGCTTGGCGTTGATCTGCTCTTTTACGCGCTACTTTTCCTTGTAGTTGGCAGTTTTGTGGGCGAATATTTAGCTATCGCAAACATCATGCCTATAAATTTAAGCTTCTGGCTTGGACATCAAGGATATGAATATATCGATCTTGGACGTGTTTGGCAGATCATTTTGTTTGTCGGTCTTGTCATCTGGATGCTTCTGCTTCTTCGCGGATTTGCAGGCGGGTTTAAAAACAAAGGCGATAAAAATTTACTTGCTATCTTTGCTATGTCAGCGGTTGCGGTTGGCTTGTTTTACGGAGCAGGGCTATTTTATGGTCAAAGAAGTCCGCTTCCAGTGATGGAGTACTGGCGCTGGTGGGTTGTACACCTTTGGGTTGAGGGCTTTTTTGAGGTATTTGCGACAGCCTCACTTGCCTTTGTCTTTGTTTCTTTGGGCCTTGTCTCAAAAAGATTTGCGACATTTTCAACGCTTGCAAGTGCGTCACTCTTTATGGTAGGTGGGATCCCAGGCACCTTCCATCACCTCTACTTTGCAGGCACTACAACGCCTATAATGGCTATTGGTGCAAGCTTTTCAGCGCTTGAGGTCGTGCCTTTGGTCTTGCTTGGAGCTGAGGCATATGAACACTACAAACTCCAGTTTGCTCAAAGCTGGGCTAAAACGCTTAAGTGGCCACTTTACTGCTTCATCGCAGTTGCCTTTTGGAATATGCTAGGTGCTGGTGTCTTTGGATTTTTGATAAATCCTCCAATTTCACTATTTTACATTCAGGGACTAAATACAACGCCAGTTCACGGACACGCGGCACTATTTGGTGTTTATGGATTTTTGGCACTTGGCTTTGTTTGGCTTGTGGCTACTTATCTATTTAAAGGGCAAGAATTTGATGAAAATCTGATGAAAGTTGGCTTTTGGGGACTAAATGCAGGACTTATGCTAATGATCGTGCTTTCACTACTTCCAATAGGAATTTATCAAGCATTTGCAAGCTTGGAGCAGGGC